A genome region from Brassica oleracea var. oleracea cultivar TO1000 chromosome C2, BOL, whole genome shotgun sequence includes the following:
- the LOC106324166 gene encoding uncharacterized protein LOC106324166, translated as MKCRKMLENLTVRLPLMDAIQMMPSMRSFMKGLISGKISKESEFMTDSKECSPVLQNRQIKKRGDPGKFVLSIQIGKTVFSSSLVDLGSSENLMPYYVALRLGYTHFKPTKMSLVFADRSIKSPVVILEDLQVKVGNTSVPVDFVVLELEEESKDPLILGRPFLCTVGAIIDVRQGKIDLNLGDIVMQFEMDKLMKKPELLKKPMLDGQTFEVDEGIDPLQPREGMIEEILTEDPLELALVRAEAELSVVNIDADGYAKMLDSARSTGRMVTSLSLGVLNIRGG; from the coding sequence ATGAAGTGCAGAAAGATGCTGGAGAACCTAACCGTCCGACTCCCTTTGATGGATGCTATCCAGATGATGCCCTCCATGCGCAGCTTTATGAAGGGATTGATCTCAGGAAAAATATCAAAGGAGAGTGAATTCATGACCGACTCTAAGGAATGCAGCCCAGTGCTTCAGAACAGGCAGATAAAGAAGCGAGGAGACCCTGGCAAGTTTGTCCTCTCTATCCAGATCGGGAAGACAGTTTTCTCAAGCTCGTTGGTTGATCTGGGATCTAGCGAGAACCTCATGCCCTACTATGTGGCACTACGTCTGGGATACACGCATTTCAAACCAACTAAGATGTCCTTGGTGTTCGCGGATAGATCAATTAAGTCCCCGGTTGTTATTTTAGAGGATCTCCAAGTAAAAGTCGGGAACACCTCTGTTCCAGTAGACTTCGTAGTTCTAGAGCTGGAAGAGGAATCCAAAGATCCTCTCATCTTAGGAAGACCGTTCCTATGTACTGTTGGAGCTATCATTGATGTGCGGCAAGGGAAGATTGATCTCAATCTGGGGGATATAGTCATGCAGTTCGAGATGGATAAGCTGATGAAGAAACCGGAGCTGCTGAAGAAGCCGATGTTGGATGGACAGACCTTCGAGGTGGATGAAGGGATTGATCCGCTGCAGCCTCGCGAAGGGATGATCGAGGAGATTCTTACAGAAGATCCACTCGAGCTTGCACTAGTAAGAGCTGAGGCCGAGCTGAGTGTCGTGAACATTGACGCAGACGGGTATGCTAAGATGCTTGACTCTGCAAGGAGTACGGGAAGAATGGTGACGAGTCTAAGTCTGGGAGTGTTGAACATCAGAGGAGGTTAA
- the LOC106326400 gene encoding reticuline oxidase-like protein isoform X2 — MKKPFILMDLSKLRKIDVNIEKNRAWVQAGATIGELYYRIAEKSQVHGFPAGLCSSIGIGGQITGGAYGTMMRKHGLGGDNMLDAKMIDAIIHFQELEITSKYF; from the exons ATGAAAAAACCATTTATATTGATGGATCTGTCAAAGCTGAGAAAGATCGATGTTAATATTGAAAAGAACAGGGCTTGGGTTCAAGCTGGTGCTACTATTGGTGAACTTTACTACAG GATTGCAGAAAAGAGCCAAGTTCATGGCTTTCCGGCGGGTTTGTGCTCAAGCATAGGCATAGGAGGGCAGATAACAGGAGGTGCGTACGGTACTATGATGAGGAAACATGGTCTCGGTGGAGATAACATGCTAGACGCCAAGATGATTGATGCCATTATCCACTTCCAGGAACTTGAGATCACTTCAAAATACTTTTAG
- the LOC106326400 gene encoding reticuline oxidase-like protein isoform X1, with protein sequence MYNEVLECAAENLRFLGKTMPKPGFIFKPIDESHVQASVICSKKLGIHLRFRSGGHDYEGLSYVSEMKKPFILMDLSKLRKIDVNIEKNRAWVQAGATIGELYYRIAEKSQVHGFPAGLCSSIGIGGQITGGAYGTMMRKHGLGGDNMLDAKMIDAIIHFQELEITSKYF encoded by the exons ATGTATAACGAAGTCCTTGAATGTGCGGCTGAGAATCTCCGGTTCTTGGGTAAAACCATGCCTAAACCGGGATTCATATTCAAACCGATTGACGAGTCTCACGTCCAAGCTTCCGTTATTTGTTCCAAGAAACTCGGAATTCATCTTCGTTTCAGAAGCGGCGGTCACGACTACGAAGGGCTGTCTTATGTATCGGAGATGAAAAAACCATTTATATTGATGGATCTGTCAAAGCTGAGAAAGATCGATGTTAATATTGAAAAGAACAGGGCTTGGGTTCAAGCTGGTGCTACTATTGGTGAACTTTACTACAG GATTGCAGAAAAGAGCCAAGTTCATGGCTTTCCGGCGGGTTTGTGCTCAAGCATAGGCATAGGAGGGCAGATAACAGGAGGTGCGTACGGTACTATGATGAGGAAACATGGTCTCGGTGGAGATAACATGCTAGACGCCAAGATGATTGATGCCATTATCCACTTCCAGGAACTTGAGATCACTTCAAAATACTTTTAG